Proteins from one Diprion similis isolate iyDipSimi1 chromosome 3, iyDipSimi1.1, whole genome shotgun sequence genomic window:
- the LOC124404243 gene encoding GDP-D-glucose phosphorylase 1-like isoform X2 produces MSEVNAITKFPTFQYEDKDFNFVVTAGHGLKSRFDSLLTEKWKDAKENGILWMNLNIAKERTLPGNYGLLVQLHPDKGKKRRKLQIIKSILQPFDSKEFNFANLPNEEILFDVGNGDGNDIVAVNVSPSGNYHSLLIVERFKCLPQRATKYFRIIFNSSCARASINHLHWHLYYLKRDMPLESIKLDHLRGPVFMLKEFPAKGFCLKLSSFSDSNAICDLVSWTYLIIDCLHKSEIPYSIYLTRAKENVGDKAYEDIRVYIWGRKPETVVTNRHDFVPSVCEFFGHFIVTSRQLYDDLTEELADEILNDLTSDSFLAVRDHVLGMDLNGRGLVMTL; encoded by the exons ATGTCGGAGGTCAACGCAATTACTAAATTTCCGACATTCCAGTACGAAGACAAAGACTTCAACTTTGTCGTCACGGCGGGTCACGGATTAAAATCCAGATTTGATTCGCTCCTCACAGAGAAATGGAAAGATGCAAAAGAAAACGGAATATTGTGGATGAATTTAAACATTGCAAAAGAGAGAACTTTGCCAGGAAATTACGGTCTCCTAGTCCAA CTGCATCCGGATAAAGGGAAAAAACGACGCAAGCTCCAAATTATCAAGTCGATATTACAACCCTTCGATTCCAAGGAATTCAATTTTGCGAATTTGCCAAATGAGGAGATCTTGTTTGACGTTGGCAATGGAGATGGGAATGATATCGTAGCTGTGAACGTCAGCCCTTCTGGAAACTACCACAGCTTACTGATTGTCGAGCGATTTAAATGCTTACCGCAAAGAGCTACCAA GTActtcagaataattttcaacagttCATGTGCGCGTGCATCTATCAATCACTTACACTGGCATTTGTACTATTTGAAACGTGACATGCCGCTTGAATCCATa AAACTCGACCATCTTCGAGGTCCCGTGTTTATGCTGAAGGAATTTCCAGCCAAAGGATTTTGCTTGAAGTTGTCCTCATTTTCGGATTCCAACGCGATCTGCGATTTAGTTTCGTGGACGTACCTCATCATAGATTGTCTCCACAAGTCCGAAATTCCTTACAGTATCTACTTAACCAGAGCCAAGGAAAATGTTGGCGATAAAGCTTATGAGGATATTCGGGTTTATATTTGGGGACGAAAGCCTGAAACTGTGGTGACAAACCGCCACGATTTTGTGCCATCTGTGTGCGAGTTTTTCGGACATTTCATAGTCACAA GTCGACAATTGTACGACGACTTAACCGAAGAATTGgcggatgaaattttaaacgacCTCACTTCAGACAGCTTCTTGGCTGTGAGAGATCATGTATTAGGAATGGATCTGAATGGGAGGGGATTGGTAATGACTCTATGA
- the LOC124404243 gene encoding GDP-D-glucose phosphorylase 1-like isoform X1 gives MSEVNAITKFPTFQYEDKDFNFVVTAGHGLKSRFDSLLTEKWKDAKENGILWMNLNIAKERTLPGNYGLLVQLHPDKGKKRRKLQIIKSILQPFDSKEFNFANLPNEEILFDVGNGDGNDIVAVNVSPSGNYHSLLIVERFKCLPQRATKHSIRKAVDLMLLSNSPYFRIIFNSSCARASINHLHWHLYYLKRDMPLESIKLDHLRGPVFMLKEFPAKGFCLKLSSFSDSNAICDLVSWTYLIIDCLHKSEIPYSIYLTRAKENVGDKAYEDIRVYIWGRKPETVVTNRHDFVPSVCEFFGHFIVTSRQLYDDLTEELADEILNDLTSDSFLAVRDHVLGMDLNGRGLVMTL, from the exons ATGTCGGAGGTCAACGCAATTACTAAATTTCCGACATTCCAGTACGAAGACAAAGACTTCAACTTTGTCGTCACGGCGGGTCACGGATTAAAATCCAGATTTGATTCGCTCCTCACAGAGAAATGGAAAGATGCAAAAGAAAACGGAATATTGTGGATGAATTTAAACATTGCAAAAGAGAGAACTTTGCCAGGAAATTACGGTCTCCTAGTCCAA CTGCATCCGGATAAAGGGAAAAAACGACGCAAGCTCCAAATTATCAAGTCGATATTACAACCCTTCGATTCCAAGGAATTCAATTTTGCGAATTTGCCAAATGAGGAGATCTTGTTTGACGTTGGCAATGGAGATGGGAATGATATCGTAGCTGTGAACGTCAGCCCTTCTGGAAACTACCACAGCTTACTGATTGTCGAGCGATTTAAATGCTTACCGCAAAGAGCTACCAAGCATAGTATCAGAAAAGCTGTTGATTTGATGCTCCTGAGTAACTCACC GTActtcagaataattttcaacagttCATGTGCGCGTGCATCTATCAATCACTTACACTGGCATTTGTACTATTTGAAACGTGACATGCCGCTTGAATCCATa AAACTCGACCATCTTCGAGGTCCCGTGTTTATGCTGAAGGAATTTCCAGCCAAAGGATTTTGCTTGAAGTTGTCCTCATTTTCGGATTCCAACGCGATCTGCGATTTAGTTTCGTGGACGTACCTCATCATAGATTGTCTCCACAAGTCCGAAATTCCTTACAGTATCTACTTAACCAGAGCCAAGGAAAATGTTGGCGATAAAGCTTATGAGGATATTCGGGTTTATATTTGGGGACGAAAGCCTGAAACTGTGGTGACAAACCGCCACGATTTTGTGCCATCTGTGTGCGAGTTTTTCGGACATTTCATAGTCACAA GTCGACAATTGTACGACGACTTAACCGAAGAATTGgcggatgaaattttaaacgacCTCACTTCAGACAGCTTCTTGGCTGTGAGAGATCATGTATTAGGAATGGATCTGAATGGGAGGGGATTGGTAATGACTCTATGA
- the LOC124404245 gene encoding flexible cuticle protein 12-like yields the protein MKMIIAFAALVAVAMSASIDADRLATIQAEDPQDNTGFSDYKYGYQLSNGATRQESGQLVNPGSEDEHYNVVGSYSWVDPVTNVQYAVRYTADKDGFHPEGDHLRA from the exons ATGAAGATG ATAATCGCCTTCGCCGCCCTTGTGGCCGTCGCCATGAGCGCTTCAATCGATGCCGACCGCCTGGCTACGATCCAGGCTGAAGACCCCCAGGACAACACCGGGTTCTCAGACTACAAATATGGCTACCAACTATCGAACGGTGCGACCAGACAGGAGTCCGGCCAGCTGGTGAACCCCGGCAGCGAGGACGAGCACTACAATGTCGTTGGTAGCTACTCGTGGGTCGACCCGGTCACCAACGTGCAGTACGCCGTCAGATACACCGCTGACAAGGATGGTTTCCACCCCGAGGGCGACCATCTCCGAGCCTAA
- the LOC124404246 gene encoding flexible cuticle protein 12-like — MKIAILVFAAILGTVVSAPQGSPNEVTIVQQEEQNNIGVSGYKYSYELSDGQKKEETAELVNEGTDEESLVVKGSFAFVGLDGQTYVVTYVADKDGFRPVAQHLPK, encoded by the exons ATGAAGATAGCG attctcGTCTTCGCAGCTATTTTGGGGACGGTAGTGTCGGCGCCGCAGGGCAGTCCGAACGAAGTAACCATCGTGCAACAGGAAGAACAGAACAACATCGGAGTCAGTGGTTACAAATACAGCTACGAGTTGAGCGATGGccagaaaaaagaagaaacagctGAATTGGTGAACGAGGGAACCGACGAAGAGAGTTTGGTTGTAAAGGGCAGCTTCGCCTTCGTTGGTCTCGATGGGCAAACCTATGTGGTAACCTACGTAGCTGACAAGGACGGCTTCCGGCCTGTTGCCCAGCATTTGCCTAAGTAA